One segment of Salvelinus alpinus chromosome 1, SLU_Salpinus.1, whole genome shotgun sequence DNA contains the following:
- the LOC139535461 gene encoding putative nuclease HARBI1: MKAQNCVFLSALTMACPFVRDVVDEEALVLRRAFRRERVFRDRLDPLAFPDDHLYERYRFSADGIRYLCRLLGPRIKHRTARSHALSVEQMVCVALRFFASGAFLYSVGDAEQLNKATICRTIRSVCLAIKALADVFISFPGHRRLCDIKEEFYRIAGFPNVIGAVDCTHIRIKAPSGAHEADFVNRKSFHSINVQMVCNADCVISNVVAKWPGSVHDSRIFRASEIYQCLSQGEFSGVLLGDRGYGCQPFLLTPFTDPQEAQQAYNHAHARTRARVEMTFGLLKARFHCLHKLRVSPVRACDITVACAVLHNVACLRKERAPRVPPAMDWDNPAIFPDDDSGRLLRDQYVLNYFS; the protein is encoded by the exons atgaaggcccaaaattgtgtgttcctttctgctctgacaatggcatgcccattcgtgcgagatgtggtggatgaagaagcacttgtgctgaggagagccttcaggcgagaaagggtcttcagggaccggttggacccactggccttccctgatgaccatctatatgaaagatacaggttttctgcagatggcatcaggtatctatgcagactactgggtcccaggattaagcaccgcactgcacggagccatgcactgagtgtggagcaaatggtttgtgtggccttgcgcttttttgctagtggagccttcctgtactcagtgggggatgcagaacagctgaacaaggccacaatttgccgcacaataaggagtgtgtgtctggctatcaaagcattagcagatgtcttcatctccttccctggccacagaagactctgtgacatcaaagaggagttctataggattgcag gtttccccaatgtcattggtgcagtggactgcacacacataaggataaaagccccctcaggtgcccatgaggccgattttgtgaataggaaatcctttcacagcattaatgttcag atggtctgcaatgctgactgtgtgatcagcaatgttgtggcaaaatggcctggctcagtccatgactccagaatctttcgggcctctgaaatctatcagtgcctatcacaag gtgaattctctggtgtgttgctgggagacagggggtatggctgccagccttttctcctgacacctttcacagacccccaggaagcacagcaggcctacaaccatgcccatgccaggaccagggccagagttgaaatgacctttggcctcctgaaggcacgctttcactgccttcacaaattaagggtcagccctgttagggcatgtgatattactgtggcttgtgctgtcctccacaatgtggcctgcctgaggaaggagagggcccccagagtgccaccagccatggactgggacaatccggcaatcttccctgatgacgacagtggtcggctgctgagggaccaatatgtgttgaattattttagttag